tgtttgaatatatatataggaagatatattattattacaaagaatttctctttttcaattttgatatatatatatatatatatgatgattaATATGATGAACAACTTGTTTAAgcttctatatatattattaacagAAATTAGAGTCATATATATCGATCGATCTTACATACATATATGTCAAATAAAAATACTTTCTAAATCATTATTAATTATAGAAATTAATGATGACAAGATCGAAGCATGCATAGGTTGATCTATatgttaatttttgtttattttttcataaaattataacttaaataatttgATTGTAGGCTAATTATACAGATTAATTATTGACTCAaataggatatatatatatatatatatattttaatttgtgaTTAATAATTTTACTTTTTGTTGAAAACTATAGTATATGATTAAGATGGCAAGAGAGAAAGTTTATAACATGGATGAGAATGATCATAATGATGATGATCAGATTACAAAGAACAACATTTCAAGAATAAATTCTTTTGAGAAGTTCTCAAGTGATGTATATATTTCCCCGGACACCCCAACTTCGGTCCTGTCTGAGTTAGCTCGTGATGATTTTAATGAAGCAAATAAGAAGGTTGCTAGGGTTTCGGGTAGTGCTTCTCCTCTTCTTTTCTCACTTAGAGTTCAAGCATTGGGGAAGTTGAATCCAATTGATGTTGTTAATAAGCATTTGTGGCTTCACTATTCACAAAATACACTAGGCTTTGATAATAATTCTACAATTTTAGGgcaaaaaaatagtcaaaatttAGATATGAATCAGACAATATTATTAGATGATGGtgataatatttcaaatatggCATTGGAAAAAGATTCTTCAAAAGGGTTATTGGTTACAAAATCGAAATGGTCATCACCATTACTTGAACACCCGAAAACAATACTTTCTAAAGCAGTATTAGAGCAACCACCAACGCCTTTGTTGCCATCAAAAGGAGGAGAACCGGCACCATCACCACCACCTAAGGCAATTGGAAATATTAGAGGTGGTCCGCCGCCACCACCTCCTCCATTCGGTGCAAAAATATCCTTGCGACCTAAGAAAACAGATAGTAAACTAAAGAGATCAACTCAAATTGGAAACCTATATCGTCGTCTCAAAAGCAAGGTGGAAGGGACCAATAATAACCCTAATGGGAGAAAAAATAATGGAATAAGAAGTGGTACAAATGGTGGAAAGCAAGGAATGGCTGATGCATTAGCAGAGATAACAAAAAGGTATACAAATATAGTGTTATAAaaaagtattataatatctCAAGATTATAGTTTTCATTACACTAAATTTATGCTATGTAAATGTTAGGTCAGCATACTTtagaaaaattgaagaagatgTTGAAAAGTACACAAATCCCATCTTGGAGCTGAAATCTTCCATTAGTTGTTTCGAAACAAAAGACAAGGATAAGCTTTTGAAGTTCCACAAAAATGTGGAATTAGTTCTTGAAAACTTAACTGATGAAACACAGGTAATACTCAGGGTTGGCCTAAGCATATTAAGCAGTTTGAGCTATTATTCTCCCTATATTAAAAgattcatttttttaatcatcCCTATATATGCatgatataataatttatttataatgtaTAGATAATAAATGTTCATAACAACAAACATgcacttacaaaaaaaaaaaatgataaaaatatttgTGGTTCTAAATACATATAATTCTAAAAATTTTGCTTATTCTAGAATTAATGTAACATTTTTTTATGCTGAATTTGTAAATTattgattgattttttttttttcaaagtccaattttaatttttcggcTAAGGCCTCCAACCTGTTTGGGTCGGCCCTGATAatacttatatattattaattattacaattaaatatatattcatatagtgTGATGATTGAGGGTTTAATTGTGATTAGGTGTTGTCAAGGTTTGAAGGGTTTCCTATAAAGAAGTTGGAGACATTGAGAATTTCATCTTCATTATACATAAAGTTTGACAACATAATCAATGAGCTAAGAAATTGGAAGATTGAAAGCCCAATGGGCCAACTCCTTGACAAGCTTGATCGTTACTTTGACAAGGTGATACACTCCAATCTAAACTCTCAACACATAAAAATGATAGTTTTCTAAATTTTGTTACTCTCTTTTGTAGaaactatacatatatatatatataataattgagAGATAGGGAGGGTTTATGGCATGTGAAAGGCCAATACAAAAtgcaatagtttcaaactattattTAGAAAATGgtaattttctaaattttgaGACCCTTTTGTGTAGAAAAATGGTATTGGTCTAAAATTTTAGGCtaaatagtaatttttccccccgaactttgacatgtactaaatcatgccccatgaacttttttggtcgttaaaaattctccctgaactattaagattgttaaatttaaggacttttatctaattttagtgaaaaaattctaacatggatggaAGTTTAGGggacatgatttaatacatataaaattttgaggggcatgatttggtagatatcaaagtctggggagcatgatttagtacctgaaatagtaaaattgaatgaaattagaaaaaagtccttaaatttaacaatctcaatagttcaggaggaatttttaacggtaaaaaaagttcagggggcatgatttggtatatgtcaaagttcggggagaaaaattgctaattagccaaaATTTTAAGACCCATTTTGTTGGGGAAAGTAAAGTCCCCCTTTTATAACAAAGATCATACCTAAGGCTTAGACTACATATTTTAAAGgggaattttcatttttatgagttttaagttagaaaataaaaaacatcttaaaaaaatggtgaaaatagTGTAAGGTACCTGATTACCCTATGGAGGTAACTGATTATCTCTCTGATTACCATAAGAGTAACTGGTTACTCTTACTTGTTTTtcctataattttaaattttttcttaaatttttcccatattttcaCAGATTTTATAAAAAtccataaaatttattatttcctCTATTTTAAATTGGAAGGATGGATTAGATATACATCAAAAATGAGTGTATCGATATTTTCAGTATTtgataattcaaaataatttggaGTGCCGAAAGTAAttaatgtttaaataattattatacgtgtgtttattttttttacgagTGTGAAACAAATTGTTtgcattatattttttttgtactgtaaattttttcaaattttatcaaaagtggaattataactattttgatactaaaaatatgaaagatacaacaatttatatatatatatatatatatatatcatgtagATTAAAGGAGAAGTAGAAACCCTAGAACGCACCAAAGAGGAAGAATCCGTGAAATTCAAAACCCATAATGTTCATTTCGACTTCAACATCCTAATAACAATAAAAGAATCAATGGTGGATGTTTCCTCAAGCTGCATGGAGTTGGCATTAAAGGTATATatgcttttgtttttcaatcttTTTGGGCTAATAATAATACGATCGAACTTTGAATTCAAAGTAAAACCTTAAAGAACCATCGATGGTTCTTTAAGGTTTTACTAATATTCCCAAGtcgaaaaagaaaataaaataaactttgaTTTGTTTTGTAGTATAATTAGATATTTCATTTGTAGGAGAGGAGAGAAGCTTATAATAAGGTGGGTGAAGAGAATAAAAGAACAAGCGAAAGAATGAAATCAAATAGTAAATTGCTTTGGAGGGCTTTCGAGTTTGCATTTCGAGTGTATACATTTGCAGGAGGCCATGATGATCGTGCCAACAAACTCACCATAGAATTGGCTCAACAAATTGATCATTATGATCACTGATTATATATttagagatttttttatttctatgtttttatatttttgggcaaaatttacaaaaagatagtttctttttcaaaaaaatattttacgagaaaaatttaaaattaaataaaaaaatttaaaaaatatggaaaaatagTTTATGGTAACTAGTTACCTTCTTAAGGTAATCATTTACCTTAtactatttttcttattttttcttttttttttttttaattttttctcataaaatcttttgacaaaatattatatttccgcacaaattgaataaaaaactcAGAGAAAATGTATAATGTTTACTGTATATTTTGAGTGGGAAtcacatttaatttaattgtagTGTATAATTAGAAAGTATTTGTAtcattattttatctttaattttttgtatatatatttttttttttttgagaagattcactgttattttaaattaaaagtcaTTTACAACAACAACAGATAAACTAAAATAggaattatcaaaaaaaaaaaaaataaacttaaataggAAATTTCTTTATCCAACAAATATTTTCATCCAACTACATAGCGTATTTTACTAATCTATGAGCAGTTTGATTAATATTTCTCTTAGCATGAGAAACAATAAATccagaaaagaagaataaaaatcaacttacatAAAAAATTACATATGTAAATATGATCAATCTGAAAATGAAGCATTTAAAGCATTAGAAACTCGCAATGCATCAGTtccaattgtatttttttttttttatttttatgtatagcATATATATACTTGAGGGAAACTAAATTAGAAACCTGTGTATTAAAAGTAGGGGTTTTTACACTACATAGaggaattttcaatttttttactttgaggcgaattttttttttaaaaattatatgtttGTTTTATACTGTATATTGTGTTAAGATTTCATTGTTGTTCTACGGTTGTTATTTAATTGTTTCACTattgttttaattgttctgttttattattttacgattgttttataaaaataacggtatttttgtaaaaaattatgacaataaaattgtaaatttgcCATTTTTGTAAAAACCCCTAAAAAGCAAGCATTTGAGCAAAACCAAAGAGGCTCAAAGGCCCATTGGCCCACAGGCCCACTGGCCCAATCTCTCAGCCTCACTCTCCTTCATCCTGTTCTCCAGCCGCACTCTCTCAGTCGCACCATCGGAGAACCTCCGCCCTCGAAAATCCCAAGACGCATGTCATTATCCCGTCGCCGTTAGGAGCTCGTCGGAGCCGAGATTTCATGGCATCTATGTGAGCTCTATGATTTCGACAtccatttcttatttttttcaatgCTTAACGTTGACAGGCGCTATGAATGGAGGAGCTCCCAATCTTGTTTCATGCTCTTGAAATAGTCCTTGACACGTTGTTTCATCCATTTCATGCTATGAATGGGAATTGTAATTTGGACTGTTCTTATTGTTTGTGAGAATTATATTGCTAattgttatgcttttcttttaACTGGTTTTCAAATGAGAAATGTCTAGTTTAAGGTTTCTAAATTTTAGGGTTTTcctttttaagtttttaattgaattcttttattcattaaataaaatttaattttcaaacaattttatatgtatattttttattttaatatttatttacgtgaATCAATTAAATTGTGTCAATTGTATACCATCTCAGATGGAAATAGCTAAATGCTAACAGAATATAAGTTTTGGAGGTTTTGTTgctaaagtttggaattttgAGAGTTTTGGCGCAATTTACTGGTAATATATGGATAGTCAACGTGACACTTAACTGCAAAAGATGAATGGAAATGGCTAAATGCTAAAAGAACATGAGTTTTGGGgattttgatttaaattttgagGGTTAATTGATAGTGAAGTTAAAATTTTGGGAGTTTTATCGCAatttactcataatatttgctTGTTGTCATCACAATTTTCAGCAACATTGGGTTCTGTTTGCTGGTTTAAACCCTCAATCCCTCCAAAACCCTAGCTTTCACTTTCCTCCATTCCAAACATGAGTTTCGCAGCGTACAAGATGATGCATTGGCCCACGGGGATCGAGAATTGTGCCTCAGGCTTCGTCACTCACTCTCGCGCGGACTTTGTCCCTCGCGTCACTCCCATTCAGTCCGATGACCTCGACTCTGACGTCCCCCCGGCCTCTCACCGCGAAATTGGTCCGGTACCAAACCTTGTTGTCACCGCTGGCAATGTTCTCGAAGTTTACATTGTGAGAgttcaagaagaagaggataGCAGAATTTCCAAGGCTCAGGCAGAGTCCAAACGTGGTGGATTCATGGATGGCATATCAGGGGTTTCTCTAGAGCTTGCTTGTCATTATAGGTTCTTCCCCAATTTACAATCCAAGTCATTGATTTGTTACTAGGTGCGTTTGAAGCCTTATCAGCTTCGTTGACATTGTTTTGTAGGTTGCATGGTAATGTGGAAACAATGGCAGTAATACCTTCTGGAAGTGGTGATGGCTCTAGAAGAAGAGATTCTATAATTTTGAGCTTTCGAGATGCCAAAATCTCCGTTTTAGAATTTGATGATTCTACCAATGGACTTCGTACAAGGTGGGGAAAGGTGATCCCTGTTAACATGGGGCAAAGTGTTTTTCTTTATTACTgcattttttttggtttgaatAATGTTCCTGAGATTGATATAATTTAGAAAATTGGCACATGGGAAAATTAGTAATCGAAGCCTTTTCTGTCCCCATAGAAAGTATCTAGCATTAAAAGATCGAATTCAAGCATTGGGTGAAAAGAAAAGCCTCTGAGAATTTGGTGACTTTAGAATTTAAAATCTTACTGGCTCGATACTTTATGTTGTCTAGAGGAACCATCAAATTGTTTGTAGTTGTGTATTTTGCCTCCCCACCCACCTCTCTCTACTCTTTTGTCAAGTTAACAGGCCtgcaatttttcttttattagcTTACATTTCGtggttttttgattttattttttttagtctaTGATGCTTAATTATAGTATTGAATTTTCAGCTCTATGCACTGTTTTGAGGGTCCAGAGTGGCTTCATCTGAAAAGAGGCAGAGAATCATTTGCGAGAGGTCCATTGGTAAAGATTGATCCTCAAGGAAGATGTGCAAGTGTTCTTGTGTATGATATACAAATGATAATGCTCAAACCCACTCAGGTTTGTTTTAATTATCTTTTCAACTTCTATCACAATCTTATACTATGTGCGATGAAAATAGTTCATTGTTAAGGCGCTAAGCATACACGATGTAAAAATACTCCCAAAGATTTTGAAGCAAAGAAAGAAATGTGCTGGGCATGAAACTTTTCTTTGCTTTAAGGGCTAATTCTGAGAAAATTTCGATAACTTTGAAAGTttgttttctttaaaaataattgGGGGTGGGTGTGTTTTAGCTTCCTCTGCAAGCAAGTTCTACTTTTGACAATAAACTTTTGGCCTATTGGTTTCATATatgtatttcttttaaaaagTAATTTAAGTATGCCTCTTTCCTGCAATGTTGGAACTATGGTTGTCAGGCTGGTTCTGGTTTGGTTGGGGAAGAAGATGCTTTGGGTTCTGGAGGTGCTGTTTCTGCTCGCATCGAATCATCTTACATAATTAATCTGCGTGATCTTGACATGAAGCATATAAAAGACTTCATTTTCGTACACGGTGAGTAGCCAAAAAGTAGAATTGGTTTATTGCTTTGTCATTGTTTGGCTTTTGGTTGGTGATTGACCATCTGGAATTGATTTCAAAAAGTTCATATGCTTGTTCCTCGAAATGTAATATCTTTTACATTTTGTTGTCTAGGCTTGAAATCTATATTTTTGTCCAAAATTTATACTGTGCACACAATGATGATTTTTCTTTTGTAAAGTGAGGAGAAAGTcaagttttattttataataaaatgctaTGCATAGGTAACTTGTACGATTAGAAAATTAGAATAAGCTCTTAATATACAACTAAAGTGAATGTGCTTGTTGATAAGGTTTTTTGTGGTTAGATTAATTAGCCTTTTACTTTAAGGTTTCATTAATGTTagatttattgttattttgctTTAGGTGGctttttatgttatattattcATGGACAAATTTCACTCAGGTTATATTGAGCCTGTGATGGTCATCCTTCATGAACGAGAGCTTACTTGGGCTGGGCGTGTCTCTTGGAAACACCACACTTGTATGATTTCGGCGCTTAGTATCAGCACATCTTTGAAGCAACATCCTCTTATTTGGTCAGCTGTTGTAAGTATTATGAATAAAATATCAGAATTCTTAAGCTAATCATTGAAAGTGGTCGTTATATGCTATATTGGTATTCATAACTAAAtacaattatattataaattataaaataataaaaatggcaTAAAAGTAAagtatttattgtgatgcaaatTTTGCATCTATATTGTATGCCAAACTTTTGGAACACCATTGGAGGTGATTTTTTGCCAAGTTAGCTGTATTTTATCAATGCATGCCATCTCCAATGGAGACTCTTATGAAAGACACAACCAGCTTTATAAGTGTACAATTGGGGTAAGGCTTATGAGTTCAAGTTGTTGATAACTTCAATAGTATTATTTGCTAAATTTTGGCAATCGAAAATATGACATTCATAGTCAAAGATTTGTATCATTCTGGATGGAAAACCTAAATTTAAATGGTGATTAATTTTATGACTTTGTACTTGCAACTTGCAAGTTACTTAAATGCTATGAAGTTcgaacattattttttttaactaagatTTTAATTTATAGTTTTAACGTTTTGCGCTAATATTATTAGGAAAACATTGAAGGAAATATCATTTTCTGCTGGTTTATTCTTGTgtaaataatatttacaattcattgttttgtttttggaaCTTTTTCCTCTTTAGAATCTGCCCAATGATGCCTACAAGCTACTTGCTGTTCCTTCGCCAATTGGCGGTGTTCtagtaatttgtacaaatactATTCATTATCATAGTCaggtatgtattttttgtttgtttgtgtaCATTTAAGGTTCGAGTAAAATTGACTTCCGATTTGAAATGGTCTGATGGATGAAGCCAACCTTGTGCAGTCAACCTCATGCGCATTGGGTTTAAACAGCTATGCAGTTTCGGCCGATAACAGGTCAAACTCTACATAATGCCCTTCATTATCgttttctctttatttaattttttataaataaaattaattatgaagtGAAATATgctaattttgagttatttcctTATACGATGTATAAATTGGGATGCTTtgtattattcttttttattctcgttagtttttgttttcatacattctatttttgttttcttatgttttatTTCAGTCAAGAGATCCCTAAATCTCCTTTTAGTGTGGAGCTTGATGCTGCCAATGCAACTTGGCTGTCAAATGATGTGGCCTTATTATCAACT
This region of Cannabis sativa cultivar Pink pepper isolate KNU-18-1 chromosome 7, ASM2916894v1, whole genome shotgun sequence genomic DNA includes:
- the LOC133029113 gene encoding uncharacterized protein At4g04980-like; this encodes MIKMAREKVYNMDENDHNDDDQITKNNISRINSFEKFSSDVYISPDTPTSVLSELARDDFNEANKKVARVSGSASPLLFSLRVQALGKLNPIDVVNKHLWLHYSQNTLGFDNNSTILGQKNSQNLDMNQTILLDDGDNISNMALEKDSSKGLLVTKSKWSSPLLEHPKTILSKAVLEQPPTPLLPSKGGEPAPSPPPKAIGNIRGGPPPPPPPFGAKISLRPKKTDSKLKRSTQIGNLYRRLKSKVEGTNNNPNGRKNNGIRSGTNGGKQGMADALAEITKRSAYFRKIEEDVEKYTNPILELKSSISCFETKDKDKLLKFHKNVELVLENLTDETQVLSRFEGFPIKKLETLRISSSLYIKFDNIINELRNWKIESPMGQLLDKLDRYFDKIKGEVETLERTKEEESVKFKTHNVHFDFNILITIKESMVDVSSSCMELALKERREAYNKVGEENKRTSERMKSNSKLLWRAFEFAFRVYTFAGGHDDRANKLTIELAQQIDHYDH